The Epilithonimonas zeae genome contains the following window.
TCAAATGATGAAAAATTTGGTGTGCTTGATTACAAACTCAATCCAATTCTGCCTTTTGAATTTGAAAGAATTTATGTGGAAGAAAATGAAATTAATGCCTACAAAGATGAATACCGATATGTTTATAGTTTAAATGGTAAAATCATCAAAAAAGAAAATATTTCAGAAGGAGTGAAAACGGTTAATTAAAAATATTGAACATTTTCGAATGCTGTTCTCGGAACTTGGGTCTATGGATATTTCAGAGAAAAATTGCCACATTAAAATTTAAATAAAAAGAAAACTGTAGTTTGGATTACAGTCTTCTTTTTATTTATTATTATTAATTAATCGTTATGCTACCGAAACCCCGAAAAGATGCCCGATCAAGGCGGTAATTCCCATTGCAACTGTTCCCCAGAAACAGATTCTCAGAATGGCAATTCCAATTTTTGAACCGCCTGTTTTTGCTGAAATAGCTCCTAAGATCATTAGAAAAATAATTGAAAATCCATACTGAAAATAAACCATTTCCTTTATCGGAGCTAAAAGTGATACTGCAAAAGGCAATATTGCTCCCAAAGCAAACGAACCGAATGATGCAAATGCAGCTTGTAAAGGTTTTGCCTGAGTTATCTCATTGATGCCTAATTCATCGTGAGCGTGTGCTGCCAAAGCATCGTGATTCGTCAGTTCGGTTGCAACCTTCAAAGCGGTTTCTTTACTTACGCCGCGCCTCTCATAGATTTTGGCCAATTCTCTCAGTTCTACTTCGGGTATTTCTTCAAGTTCGCGTTTTTCCCTTAAAAGATCAGCTTTTTCTGTGTCTTCCTGCGAACTTACCGACACATATTCTCCGGCAGCCATAGACATCGCTCCTGCAATCATTCCTGCCAATGCAGCGAGAATAATGGTATTTCTATCGGGATTGGCCGCAGCAACACCAATAACAATACTCGTTGTAGATAATAATCCGTCGTTCGCACCCAAAACTGCAGCACGAAGCCATCCGACCCTATTCACATAATGTTTTTCCAGTTGATGATGCATAGTTTTTTAGATTTAATAAAATTTTGATTTTATTTGAATCATTAAATTTAATGAAATAATGCCAGACCTCATTCCGATAGATTTCGTGTAATGATCATACTGGATTTCCAACAATATATCTTTCCTTTGATAATCTTTAATTAGCAAAGAACAAAAAAGTATTAAATTAGCTTCTCAAACATTAGAAGAAT
Protein-coding sequences here:
- a CDS encoding VIT1/CCC1 transporter family protein — protein: MHHQLEKHYVNRVGWLRAAVLGANDGLLSTTSIVIGVAAANPDRNTIILAALAGMIAGAMSMAAGEYVSVSSQEDTEKADLLREKRELEEIPEVELRELAKIYERRGVSKETALKVATELTNHDALAAHAHDELGINEITQAKPLQAAFASFGSFALGAILPFAVSLLAPIKEMVYFQYGFSIIFLMILGAISAKTGGSKIGIAILRICFWGTVAMGITALIGHLFGVSVA